In a single window of the Thermus amyloliquefaciens genome:
- the rpmC gene encoding 50S ribosomal protein L29, whose amino-acid sequence MKPSEIRKLSPNEIEKLVREKKRELMELRFQASIGQLSQNHRVRETRRLIARLLTVLNEKRRANA is encoded by the coding sequence ATGAAGCCCAGTGAGATCCGCAAGCTCTCTCCCAATGAGATTGAAAAGCTGGTGCGGGAGAAAAAGCGGGAGCTGATGGAGCTTCGCTTCCAGGCCTCCATCGGCCAGCTTTCCCAAAACCACCGGGTGCGGGAGACGAGGCGCCTCATCGCCCGGCTCCTCACGGTCCTGAACGAGAAGAGGAGGGCCAATGCCTAA
- the rplP gene encoding 50S ribosomal protein L16 produces MLMPRRMKYRKQHRGRMKGAAKGGDYVAFGDFGLVAMEPAWITSQQIEAARVAMVRHFRRGGKIFIRIFPDKPYTKKPLEVRMGKGKGNVEGYVAVVKPGRVMFEVAGVTEEQALEALRIAGHKLPIRTKIVRRDAYDEAQ; encoded by the coding sequence ATGTTGATGCCCAGGCGCATGAAGTACCGCAAGCAGCACCGGGGTCGCATGAAGGGGGCGGCCAAGGGGGGGGACTACGTGGCCTTCGGGGACTTCGGCCTGGTGGCCATGGAACCCGCCTGGATCACCTCCCAGCAGATTGAGGCGGCCCGTGTGGCCATGGTGCGCCACTTCCGCCGCGGGGGCAAGATCTTCATCCGCATCTTCCCCGACAAGCCCTACACCAAGAAGCCCCTCGAGGTGCGGATGGGTAAGGGTAAGGGCAACGTGGAAGGGTACGTGGCGGTGGTGAAGCCGGGGCGGGTGATGTTTGAGGTGGCGGGGGTCACGGAGGAGCAGGCCCTCGAGGCCTTGCGCATTGCCGGCCACAAGCTTCCCATCCGGACCAAGATCGTGAGGAGGGATGCCTACGATGAAGCCCAGTGA
- the rpsC gene encoding 30S ribosomal protein S3 encodes MGNKIHPIGFRLGITRDWESRWYAGKKQYRHLLVEDQKIRELLTKELYPAGLARIDIERAADNVAVTVHVAKPGVVIGRGGEKIKVLRDTLSQLTGKNVALNVQEIHNPNLSAPLVAQRVAEQIERRFAVRRSIKQAVQRVMEAGAKGAKVIVSGRIGGAEQARTEWAAEGRVPLHTLRANIDYGFALARTTYGVLGVKAYVFLGEVIGGQKPKARPEEPRAEERPRRRRPAVRVKKEE; translated from the coding sequence ATGGGAAATAAGATCCACCCCATTGGGTTTAGGCTCGGCATCACCCGGGACTGGGAGTCCCGCTGGTATGCGGGCAAAAAGCAGTACCGCCACCTCCTGGTGGAGGACCAGAAGATCCGCGAGCTCCTCACCAAGGAACTCTATCCCGCCGGCTTGGCCCGCATCGACATCGAACGGGCTGCGGACAACGTGGCCGTGACCGTGCACGTGGCCAAGCCCGGGGTGGTCATCGGCCGGGGCGGGGAGAAGATCAAGGTCCTCAGGGACACCCTTTCCCAGCTCACCGGCAAGAACGTGGCCCTGAACGTCCAGGAGATCCATAACCCCAACCTCTCCGCTCCCCTGGTGGCCCAGCGGGTGGCGGAGCAGATCGAAAGGCGCTTTGCCGTGCGTCGCTCAATCAAGCAGGCGGTGCAGCGGGTCATGGAAGCGGGGGCCAAGGGGGCCAAGGTGATCGTCTCCGGGCGCATCGGTGGCGCCGAGCAGGCCCGCACCGAGTGGGCGGCGGAGGGCCGGGTGCCCCTTCACACCCTTCGTGCTAACATAGACTACGGCTTTGCCTTGGCCCGCACCACCTACGGGGTGCTGGGGGTCAAGGCCTACGTGTTCCTGGGCGAGGTGATCGGCGGCCAGAAGCCCAAGGCCCGCCCCGAGGAGCCAAGGGCGGAGGAGAGGCCCCGCCGCCGCCGCCCAGCGGTGCGCGTGAAGAAGGAGGAGTAG
- the rplV gene encoding 50S ribosomal protein L22: MEAKAIARYVRIAPRKVRLVVDLIRGKSLEEARAILRYTNKRGAYYVAKVLESAAANAVNNHDMLEDRLFVKAAFVDEGPALKRVLPRARGRADIIKKRTSHITVILGEKHGK, encoded by the coding sequence ATGGAAGCGAAAGCCATTGCCCGTTACGTGCGCATCGCCCCCAGGAAGGTCCGCCTTGTGGTGGACCTGATCCGGGGGAAGAGCCTCGAGGAGGCCCGCGCCATCCTGCGCTACACCAACAAGCGGGGGGCCTATTACGTGGCCAAGGTGCTGGAGTCCGCCGCCGCCAACGCGGTCAACAACCACGACATGCTGGAGGACCGGCTTTTTGTGAAGGCGGCCTTCGTGGACGAGGGGCCTGCCCTAAAGAGGGTGCTTCCCCGGGCCCGGGGCCGGGCGGACATCATCAAGAAGAGGACCAGCCACATCACGGTGATCTTGGGGGAGAAGCATGGGAAATAA
- the rpsS gene encoding 30S ribosomal protein S19 produces MPRSLKKGVFVDDHLLEKVLELNAKGEKRLIKTWSRRSTIVPEMVGHTIAVYNGKQHVPVYITENMVGHKLGEFAPTRTYRGHGKEAKATKKK; encoded by the coding sequence ATGCCGCGTAGCTTGAAGAAGGGCGTGTTCGTAGACGACCACCTCTTGGAGAAGGTGCTGGAACTCAACGCCAAGGGGGAGAAGCGGCTCATCAAGACCTGGAGCCGCCGCTCCACCATTGTTCCCGAGATGGTGGGCCATACCATTGCGGTCTACAACGGCAAGCAGCACGTGCCCGTCTACATCACCGAGAACATGGTGGGGCATAAGCTGGGGGAGTTCGCCCCCACCCGCACCTACCGGGGGCACGGGAAAGAGGCTAAGGCCACCAAGAAGAAGTAG
- the rplB gene encoding 50S ribosomal protein L2: MAVKKFKPYTPSRRFMTVADFSEITKTEPEKSLVKPLKKTGGRNNQGRITVRFRGGGHKRLYRIIDFKRWDKAGIPAKVAAIEYDPNRSARIALLHYADGEKRYIIAPEGLEVGQRVVAGPDAPVQVGNALPLRFIPVGTVVHAVELEPKKGAKLARSAGTSTQIQGREGDYVILRLPSGELRKVHGECYATIGAVGNADHKNIVLGKAGRTRWLGRKPHVRGAAMNPVDHPHGGGEGRAPRGRPPASPWGWQTKGLKTRKRRKPSSRFIIARRKK, from the coding sequence ATGGCAGTAAAGAAGTTCAAACCCTACACCCCAAGCCGCCGCTTCATGACGGTGGCGGACTTCTCCGAAATCACCAAGACCGAGCCGGAGAAGTCCTTGGTCAAACCCCTGAAGAAGACGGGGGGGCGGAACAACCAGGGCCGCATCACCGTGCGCTTCCGGGGGGGCGGCCACAAGCGGCTTTACCGCATCATTGACTTCAAGCGCTGGGACAAGGCGGGCATTCCCGCCAAGGTGGCGGCCATTGAGTACGACCCCAACCGCTCCGCCCGCATCGCCCTTCTCCACTATGCCGACGGGGAGAAGCGCTACATCATCGCCCCAGAGGGCCTCGAGGTGGGCCAGCGGGTGGTGGCCGGGCCGGATGCCCCCGTCCAGGTGGGCAACGCCCTTCCCCTGCGCTTTATCCCGGTGGGTACCGTGGTGCATGCGGTGGAGCTGGAGCCCAAGAAGGGGGCTAAGCTGGCCCGCTCCGCCGGCACCAGCACCCAGATCCAGGGCCGGGAAGGGGATTACGTGATCCTGCGCCTGCCCTCGGGGGAGCTCAGGAAGGTGCATGGGGAGTGCTACGCCACCATCGGCGCCGTGGGCAACGCCGACCACAAGAACATCGTTTTGGGCAAGGCGGGCCGTACCCGTTGGCTGGGCCGCAAGCCCCATGTGCGCGGCGCCGCCATGAACCCGGTGGACCACCCCCACGGCGGTGGCGAGGGCCGGGCGCCCCGGGGCCGTCCTCCGGCTTCCCCCTGGGGCTGGCAGACCAAGGGCCTCAAGACCCGGAAGCGGCGCAAGCCCTCCAGCCGCTTCATCATCGCCCGGCGCAAGAAGTGA
- a CDS encoding 50S ribosomal protein L23 — MKTAFDVILAPVLSEKAYAGFAEGKYTFWVHPKATKTEIKNAVEAAFKVKVVGVNTLTVRGKKKRLGRYLGKRPDRKKAIVQVASGQKIEALEGLI; from the coding sequence ATGAAGACCGCCTTTGACGTGATCCTGGCCCCGGTGCTCTCCGAGAAGGCCTATGCGGGCTTTGCCGAGGGCAAGTACACCTTCTGGGTTCACCCCAAGGCTACCAAGACGGAGATCAAAAACGCCGTGGAGGCGGCCTTTAAGGTCAAGGTGGTGGGGGTGAACACCCTGACGGTGCGGGGCAAGAAGAAGCGCCTGGGCCGCTACCTGGGCAAGCGCCCCGACCGCAAGAAGGCCATCGTGCAGGTGGCTTCCGGGCAGAAGATTGAGGCCTTGGAGGGCCTCATCTAG
- the rplD gene encoding 50S ribosomal protein L4: protein MVYQIPVLSSSGRRALAADLPQEINPHLLWEVVRWQLAKRRRGTASTKTRGEVAYSSRKIYPQKHTGRARHGDIGAPIFVGGGTVFGPKPRDYSYTLPKKVRQAGLAMAVADRAKEGKLLLVEDFAGVNGKTKEFLAWAKGAGLEGSESLLLVTANEAVRRAARNLPWVVTLAPEGLNVYDILRTERLVMDLAAWEAFQARMGGEA from the coding sequence ATGGTGTACCAGATTCCTGTTCTCTCCTCTTCGGGCAGGCGGGCGCTTGCCGCGGACCTTCCCCAGGAGATCAACCCCCATCTCCTCTGGGAGGTGGTGCGCTGGCAGCTGGCGAAAAGGCGCCGGGGGACGGCCAGCACCAAGACCCGGGGCGAGGTGGCCTATTCCAGCCGCAAGATCTACCCCCAAAAGCACACCGGGCGGGCCCGCCACGGGGACATCGGGGCCCCCATCTTCGTGGGAGGGGGTACGGTCTTCGGCCCCAAACCCCGGGACTACAGCTACACCCTGCCCAAGAAGGTGCGGCAGGCGGGCTTGGCCATGGCCGTGGCCGACCGGGCCAAGGAGGGGAAGCTCCTCCTGGTGGAGGACTTTGCCGGGGTGAACGGCAAGACCAAGGAGTTCCTGGCCTGGGCCAAGGGCGCGGGGCTGGAGGGCTCTGAGAGCCTGCTCCTGGTGACGGCGAACGAGGCGGTGCGCCGGGCCGCTCGGAACCTCCCTTGGGTGGTCACCCTGGCCCCCGAGGGGCTCAACGTCTACGACATCCTGCGCACGGAGCGGCTGGTCATGGATTTGGCAGCTTGGGAGGCCTTCCAGGCCCGCATGGGGGGTGAGGCATGA
- the rplC gene encoding 50S ribosomal protein L3 codes for MKGILGMKVGMTRIYREDQAIPVTVILAGPCPVVQRRTPEKDGYTAVQLGFLPQNPKRVNRPMKGHFARAGVGPVRILKEIRDFNPEGDVVTVEIFKAGERVDVTGTSKGRGTAGVMKRWNFAGGPDSHGAHKIHRHPGSIGNRKTPGRVYKGKRMAGRYGAERVTVMNLEVVDVIPEENLLLVKGAVPGPNGGLVLVRQTKKVAK; via the coding sequence ATGAAGGGCATCCTGGGCATGAAGGTGGGCATGACCCGGATTTACCGGGAGGACCAGGCCATTCCCGTCACCGTGATCCTGGCAGGGCCCTGCCCCGTGGTCCAGCGCCGGACCCCGGAGAAGGACGGGTACACGGCGGTGCAGCTGGGCTTCCTGCCCCAAAACCCCAAGCGGGTGAACCGGCCCATGAAGGGGCATTTCGCCCGGGCTGGGGTGGGGCCGGTGCGCATCTTGAAGGAGATCCGCGACTTCAACCCTGAGGGCGACGTGGTCACCGTGGAGATCTTCAAAGCGGGGGAGCGGGTGGACGTCACCGGCACCTCCAAGGGAAGGGGTACGGCGGGGGTGATGAAGCGCTGGAACTTCGCGGGCGGCCCTGATTCCCACGGTGCCCACAAGATCCACCGTCACCCGGGTTCCATCGGGAACCGCAAGACCCCGGGCCGCGTGTACAAGGGCAAGAGGATGGCCGGCCGTTACGGGGCGGAGCGGGTCACGGTGATGAACCTCGAGGTGGTGGACGTGATCCCCGAGGAAAACCTCCTCTTGGTCAAGGGTGCGGTGCCTGGGCCCAACGGGGGCCTGGTGTTGGTGCGCCAGACCAAGAAGGTGGCCAAGTGA
- the rpsJ gene encoding 30S ribosomal protein S10 has product MPKIRIKLRGFDHKTLDASAQKIVEAARRSGAQVSGPVPLPTRVRRFTVIRGPFKHKDSREHFELRTHHRLVDILNPNRKTIESLMSLDLPTGVEIEIKTVGGGK; this is encoded by the coding sequence ATGCCCAAGATCCGCATCAAGCTACGGGGCTTTGACCACAAGACCCTGGACGCCTCGGCCCAGAAGATCGTGGAGGCCGCCCGGCGCTCCGGGGCCCAGGTCTCGGGTCCCGTGCCCTTGCCCACCCGGGTGCGGCGCTTCACCGTGATCCGGGGTCCTTTCAAGCACAAGGACTCCCGGGAGCACTTTGAGCTCCGCACCCACCACCGCCTGGTGGACATCCTGAACCCCAACCGCAAGACCATCGAGAGCCTCATGTCCTTGGACCTGCCCACCGGGGTGGAGATTGAGATCAAGACCGTGGGGGGTGGCAAATGA
- the tuf gene encoding elongation factor Tu — translation MAKGEFIRTKPHVNVGTIGHVDHGKTTLTAALTFVAAAENPNVEVKDYGEIDKAPEERARGITINTAHVEYETAKRHYSHVDCPGHADYIKNMITGAAQMDGAILVVSAADGPMPQTREHILLARQVGVPYIVVFMNKVDMVDDPELLDLVEMEVRDLLNQYEFPGDEVPVIRGSALLALEQMHKNPQTKRGENEWVDKIWELLDAIDEYIPTPVRDVDKPFLMPVEDVFTITGRGTVATGRIERGKVKVGDEVEIVGLAPETRKTVVTGVEMHRKTLSEGLAGDNVGLLLRGVSREEVERGQVLAKPGSITPHTKFEASVYILKKEEGGRHTGFFSGYRPQFYFRTTDVTGVVELPQGVEMVMPGDNVTFTVELIKPVALEEGLRFAIREGGRTVGAGVVTKILE, via the coding sequence ATGGCCAAGGGCGAGTTTATCCGTACGAAGCCTCACGTGAACGTGGGGACGATTGGGCACGTGGACCACGGGAAGACGACGTTGACGGCGGCGCTGACGTTTGTGGCGGCGGCGGAGAACCCGAATGTAGAGGTTAAGGACTACGGGGAGATTGACAAGGCGCCGGAGGAGCGTGCGCGGGGGATTACCATCAACACGGCGCACGTGGAATACGAGACGGCGAAGCGGCACTATTCGCACGTGGACTGCCCGGGTCACGCGGACTACATCAAGAACATGATCACGGGTGCGGCCCAGATGGACGGGGCGATTTTGGTGGTATCGGCGGCGGACGGGCCGATGCCCCAGACGCGGGAGCACATTTTGCTGGCCCGCCAGGTGGGGGTGCCGTACATCGTGGTGTTCATGAACAAGGTGGACATGGTGGACGACCCGGAGCTTTTGGACCTGGTGGAGATGGAGGTGCGGGACCTTCTGAACCAGTACGAGTTTCCTGGGGATGAGGTTCCGGTGATTCGCGGGAGCGCGTTGTTGGCGCTGGAGCAGATGCATAAGAACCCACAGACGAAGCGTGGGGAGAACGAGTGGGTGGATAAGATTTGGGAGCTTTTGGACGCGATTGACGAGTACATTCCCACGCCGGTGCGGGACGTGGACAAGCCGTTCTTGATGCCGGTGGAGGACGTGTTTACGATTACGGGACGCGGGACGGTGGCCACTGGGCGGATTGAGCGCGGGAAGGTGAAGGTTGGGGACGAGGTGGAGATTGTGGGGCTTGCTCCGGAGACGCGGAAGACGGTGGTGACCGGGGTGGAGATGCACCGTAAGACGCTGTCGGAGGGGCTGGCTGGGGACAACGTAGGTTTGTTGCTGCGTGGGGTAAGCCGGGAGGAGGTGGAGCGGGGGCAGGTGCTGGCGAAGCCTGGGAGCATTACGCCGCACACGAAGTTTGAGGCTTCGGTGTACATCTTGAAGAAGGAGGAGGGTGGTCGGCACACGGGGTTTTTTTCTGGGTACCGGCCGCAGTTTTACTTTCGGACGACGGATGTGACGGGGGTGGTGGAGTTGCCCCAGGGGGTGGAGATGGTGATGCCTGGGGACAACGTGACGTTTACGGTGGAGCTGATCAAGCCGGTGGCGTTGGAGGAGGGTTTGCGGTTTGCCATCCGGGAGGGTGGTAGGACCGTGGGCGCCGGCGTGGTCACCAAGATCCTGGAGTGA
- the rpsG gene encoding 30S ribosomal protein S7: MARRRRAEVRQLQPDLVYGDVVVSAFINKIMRDGKKNLAARIFYDACRIIQEKTGQEPLKVFKQAVENVKPRMEVRSRRVGGANYQVPMEVSPRRQQSLALRWLVQAANARSERGAAVRIAHELMDAAEGKGGAIKKKEDVERMAEANRAYAHYRW, from the coding sequence ATGGCACGGAGAAGAAGAGCAGAGGTACGCCAGCTCCAGCCCGACCTGGTTTACGGGGATGTGGTGGTGTCGGCCTTCATCAACAAGATCATGCGGGACGGTAAGAAGAACCTGGCTGCCCGCATCTTCTACGATGCCTGCCGCATCATCCAGGAAAAGACCGGGCAGGAGCCTTTGAAGGTCTTTAAGCAGGCGGTGGAGAACGTGAAGCCCCGGATGGAGGTGCGTTCCCGCCGCGTGGGTGGGGCCAACTACCAGGTGCCCATGGAGGTCTCCCCCAGGAGGCAGCAGTCCCTGGCCCTGCGCTGGCTGGTGCAGGCGGCCAACGCCCGTTCCGAGCGGGGGGCTGCCGTGCGCATCGCCCACGAGCTCATGGACGCGGCTGAGGGCAAGGGCGGGGCGATCAAGAAGAAGGAGGACGTGGAGCGCATGGCCGAGGCCAACCGCGCCTACGCCCACTACCGGTGGTAA
- the rpsL gene encoding 30S ribosomal protein S12, translating into MVALPTINQLVRKGREKVQKKSKVPALKGSPFRRGVCTVVRTVTPKKPNSALRKVAKVRLTSGYEVTAYIPGEGHNLQEHSVVLIRGGRVKDLPGVRYHIVRGVYDTQGVKDRKKSRSKYGTKKPKETKGAAPAKKK; encoded by the coding sequence GTGGTGGCACTGCCGACGATCAACCAGCTGGTCAGAAAGGGCCGCGAGAAGGTCCAAAAGAAGAGCAAGGTTCCGGCCTTGAAGGGGTCGCCTTTCCGCCGGGGAGTGTGCACCGTGGTGCGCACCGTAACCCCCAAGAAGCCCAACTCCGCCCTGCGTAAGGTGGCCAAGGTGCGCCTTACCTCCGGGTACGAGGTCACCGCCTACATTCCCGGCGAGGGGCACAACCTGCAGGAGCACTCCGTGGTCCTCATCCGGGGTGGCCGTGTGAAGGACCTGCCGGGTGTGCGCTACCACATCGTGCGCGGGGTCTACGACACCCAAGGGGTGAAGGACCGCAAGAAGAGCCGCTCCAAGTACGGAACCAAGAAGCCCAAGGAGACCAAGGGCGCGGCTCCGGCCAAGAAGAAGTAG